A stretch of DNA from Campylobacter concisus ATCC 51562:
GATCTATAACAAATGGTATCTAAAGCAAATTTTTAAATTTTTTAAAGTGATCCCAATAGGCGCAGGGGCGAGCAAAGAGTCGATCGAACTAGTTAGAGAGTGCCTAAAAAATGGCGAAGTAGTCGCACTTTTCCCAGAGGGTCACATCAGCTACAACGGCCAGATAAACGAGTTTCAAAAGGGCTTTGAGCTTATCATCAGAGATCTAGAAGAAATTTGCATCGTGCCATTTTATCTTCGCGGCCTTTGGGGATCTAGCTTTTCAAGGGCTAGTAAATTTTATAAAGATCTCACTTCTAAAAACGGCAGACGCGACATCATCGTCGCCTTTGGTAAGCCGATAACCACATTTATAAACGCTGCAAAGATGAAGCAAAAGGTGCTTGAGCTTAGCTTTTCATCGTGGGAGAGCTTTATCTCAAGGCAAAAACCACTAACAAGCGAATGGCTAAATAACGCAAAAGAGGATAAATTTAAAGAGTGCGTGAGCGACAGCACTGGGCTAAATTTAAGCAACTTGAAATTTATAACAGCTGTTTTAGTATTTATCAAAATTTTTAAACGTGAGCTAAAAGATGAGAAAAATATAGGCATCTTGTTACCTAGCTCAAGCATCGCAGCTATCGTCAACATGGCGCTTCTTGCCATGGGCAAAGTGAGCGTAAATTTAAACTACACGCTTAATGTTACCTCGCTGAATCACGCTCTAAGAAAGGCAGATATAAACACAGTCATCACCTCTAGCAAATTTCTTGAAAAACTAGCGCTTAAAGGCTTTGATCTAAAAGATGCGATGAGTGGCAAGGCTAAATTTGCAGAAGATCTCTCAGCCAGCGTCTCAAAAAAAGAGAAATTTTTAGCGCTTTTAACTGCATTTTTTGCCCCAGTTTGGCTCATCAAGCTTTGCTATTTTAAGCGTGTAAGCTTAGAGGATACGGCTACCATTTTATTTAGTAGCGGCAGCGAAGGCGAGCCAAAAGGTATCGAGCTAAGCCACAAAAATTTACTTGCAAATATTAAGCAAATAAGCGAACTTCTAAATTTCAAAAAAGATGACGTGATCTTAAACTCACTCCCTGTTTTTCACTCATTTGGGCTAACAGTCACCACACTCATGCCACTTTGCGAGGGCGTAAAAATGGTAAGCGTGCCTGACCCAACAGATGGAGCGACTATCGGCAAAATGGCCGCAAGACACAGCGCTAGCATCATCTTTGGTACCTCGACATTTTTTAGGCTCTACACCAGAAACAAAAAGCTTCATCCACTGATGTTTCAAAGTGCCAGAATGGTCGTAGCTGGGGCTGAAAAGCTAAAACCTGAGATAAAAGACGAGTTTAGGCTCAAATTTGGCATAGAAATTTATGAAGGCTATGGCGCGACCGAAACGGCGCCAGTAGCTGCTGTAAATATGCCAAATATCCTAGAAAAAGAGAGTCTAAAAGAGCTTACATTTAATAGACCTGGCAGTGTTGGCATGCCACTACCTGGCACTATCATAAAAATAATCGACCCTGAGACTCTTGAAGAGCTAGAAACTGGCACAGACGGGCTAATAGTGATCGGCGGCTCGCAGGTGATGAAGGGCTATCTAAACGACGAAGCCAAAACAAGCGAGGTCATCACGCATATTGATGGCGTAAGATACTATAAAACTGGCGACAAAGGCCACATAGACGAAAACGGCTTTGTATTTATCGTCGATAGGTATTCGAGATTTGCCAAAATAGGCGGCGAGATGATAAGCCTTGGAAGCGTCGAAGAAGAGCTTGCAAAGGTGCTTGGAAGCGACGTCGTCTTCAGCAGCGCAAACGTGCCAGATAGCAAAAAGGGCGAAGCGATCGCACTTTTAGTAAAAAGTGGCACAGATCCTGAAAATATCGAGCAAATTTTAAAAGAGAGCAGCCTAGCTCCTATAATGATGCCAAGCTATATCTTCATCGTTGATGATATTCCAACGCTTGCAAGCGGCAAGGTTGATTTTAAGGGCGTAAAAGCTCTAGCAGTCTCACTTCTAGCGGAGTGAGGCACCGCCCTCTTTTTTCGTGATAAAATGCGCCAAAATACTGGTCAGATCGTAGTTGCGACTGACATTTGCATAAATCTTAAAAATTTTTTGCAAAGAGTTTTGTATAAAAATTTCTATTGCTTTTTAAATTTGGTGCAATTCATGCGATTGTTTGCTAAATTCTGCCTTTATAAAATTTTACTGGCAGATCATAAAAGATGACGCCATACAAATAGCGAATAAATGGGCTATAACGTAGAAAAAAGTAACAAAGAGCTGCTAATTAAGATAAATTTTGCCCTAAATAAGCTTAACAAAGAAGGGGCTTTAAGCGAAATTTCGCTTAAATACTTCGACAAAGATATTTCTAAATAAGGAGAATCAATGAATTTTAAGCCCATTTTTGGCTTGATCGCAGGTGCTTTTTTAGCTTTAAATTTAAATGCTTCAACTATCAAAAAAGGCGAACTTATCGTCGCAACTGAAGGCACTTACTCACCTTACTCATTTTACGATGAAAAGGGCGAGCTAGTAGGATATGACGTAGATATTGCAAGAGCCGTAGCGCAAAAACTAAATTTAAAAGTTGAGTTTCTAACAGCTCCTTGGGATGCGATGCTAGCTGCATTTGATGCTGGTAAAGCTGATGTTGTGTTTAACCAAGTAAGTATAAACGAGGATAGAAAGAAAAAGTATGGTATGAGCGTGTCTTACACTATGCCATATCCGGTAATTGTCGTGCATAAAGACAATAACGACATCAAAAGTTTTGCTGATCTAAAAGGCAAAAAGAGCGTGCACTCTGCGACTAGCAACTGGGCAGCGATAGCCGAGAAAAATGGCGCAACAGTGGTCGTAGCTGATGGCTTTAGCAAAGGCGTGGAGCTTATCATCTCAAAAAGAGCTGATGATACGATAAACGATAACGTCACTTTTTATGACTACATCAAACAACGCCCAAGTGCGCCACTAAAAATCGCATACACAAGCAACGAGCCGATGCCAACAGCTGCAATCGTTAAAAAAGGCAACACTGAGCTACTAGAAGCGATAAACAAAGCGCTTGATGAACTAAAAGCCGAGGGTAAGATAAGCGAAATTTCGATGAAATATTTTGGAAAAGATATTTCAAAATAAAGGATCAAAATGAAATTTACAAATTTATTAAAAGTAGTAGCCGTGCTTGCGATGGCTCTAAATTTACAAGCAAAAACTATAAAAGATGGCGTGCTAACAGTAGCAACTGAAGGTACTTACGCGCCTTTTACATTTTATAATGATAAAAATGAGCTAGTGGGATACGATGTAGATATCGCAAGAGCGGTAGCGCAAAAGCTAAATTTAAAAGTTGAGTTTCTAACAGCCCCTTGGGATGCGATGCTTGCTGCATTTGACGCTGGTAAGGCCGATGTTGTATTTAATCAAGTAAGTATAACTGACGAGAGAAAGAAAAAGTATGCTTTTTCAGTGCCTTATACTGTGACATTTGGCGCTATCATCACTAGAAAAGATAATAACGACATAAAAAGCTTTACCGACCTAAAAGGCAAAAGAAATGCCGACTCAGCTACGAGCAACTGGGCGAAAGTCGCCGTAAAATATGGCGCTGAACACGTCGTAACAGATAGTTTTGCTAAAAGTATGGAGCTTCTTATATCAAGGCGTGTAGATGCTGTTGTAAGAGATAACATCGTATTTTACGACTTCATAAAAGAGCGTCCAAACGCACCTGTAAAGATAGCTGCCTCACTTGATGAGAAAGACTACACAGCAGCAGCTGTTAAAAAGGACAACGCCGAGCTTGCAGAGCAAATTTCAAATGCTCTAAATGAACTTTCAAAAGAGGGCAAACTAGAAGCTATCTCAAAAAGCTACTTTGGCAAAGACGTCTCAAAATAAATTTATAAACCAATAAGGCAAAAATGGAAAATTTAGATAGAGTGATCGAGCTTGTTTCAAGCTCGACGCTACCGATGATCATCGCACTTTTAAAGGTGACGATCCCGCTTACATTGCTCTCGTTTTCGCTAGGGCTTGTCATCGCCATTATCACAGCAGTAGCGAGGCTTTCAAATATAAAAATTTTAAAATTTATATTTGCCACCTACGTTTGGATATTTCGCGGCACACCGCTTCTTGTGCAGCTTTTTATAGTATTTTATGGGCTTCCTAGCATTGGCGTCACGCTTGATACTTGGAGCGCGGCGACTATAGCATTTAGTCTAAACGTGGGTGCTTATGCGTCTGAATCTGTAAGGGCTGCCATACTTTCTGTACCAAAAGGCCAGTGGGAGGCTGCAACATCGCTTGGCATGACGCACTATCAAATTTTAAAGCGTATCATCGCACCTCAAGCAGTGAGGATCTCACTCCCACCGCTTTCTAACACATTTATAGGCCTTGTTAAGGACACTTCACTAGCAGCTTCTATAACGATGGTAGATATGTTTATGATTGCTCAAAGGATCGCAGCAAGGACCTTTGAGCCACTCATCCTCTACATCCTAGCAGCGCTCATCTACCTGGTGGTTTGTACACTCTTAACCTATCTTCAATCAAGGCTTGAAAAAGCTGTCTCAAGGTATGTCTAATGGCTATAAATTTTAAAAATATAAGCAAATCTTACGGCGATCATTTGGTGCTAGATAACATAAACACAAGCTTCAAAGAAGGACAAACGACCGTGATAGTTGGCTCATCTGGTTGTGGCAAATCAACGCTTCTTAGATGCATAAATTTACTTGAGATCCCACAAAGTGGCATTTTAGAGATAGATGATAGAGCTGTAAATTTTAAAGAGAAGCTTAGCTCAAAAAAGCTTTTAGAAATTCGTAAAAAAACAGGCATGGTCTTTCAAAATTTCAACCTCTTCCCGCACCTAACAGCGCTTCAAAATGTCACTGAAGCTCCGATCTACGTTCAAAAAAAAGATAAAAACGAAGCGATAAAAGAGGCAAAAGAGCTTTTAGCCAAAGTAGGGCTTAGTCACAAAGAAGATACCTATCCAAATAGGCTCTCTGGCGGTCAAGCACAGCGTGTAGCCATCGCTAGAGCCCTAGCTGTAAATCCATACTTTCTACTACTTGACGAGCCTACAAGTGCTCTTGATCCAGAGCTTGAGGCTGAAGTTTTAAAGGTCATCTTATCTCTTGCAAAAGAGAAAAAGTCTATGATCA
This window harbors:
- a CDS encoding acyl-[ACP]--phospholipid O-acyltransferase — encoded protein: MMSLLKVAGFLPYLAIAFLNASVDLAHKITIQNVLLKTYDGDILFILTAVINAMILLPFIFLFSPSSFINDKFSKTKVIRICAIFGVIISVAVLFSYLAGAFGVAFALTLILAAQSAIYSPAKYGIIKALVGPERLGTANGIIQALTIVAILFSSFLFSFIFENLYIQGENSEEILKSVYPIGIFLIVFSTLEAYFAYKLPCIDEKDETGENFDIKKYIRLGYLRENLKEVMSDKNIWLSIAGLSIFWGISQIIIAAFPAHYKAVFNDDSSLAVQAILAASAIGITFGSYVTGSMSKLHIELGIVPMGAIGIFFSLLFFAFGSSIGVVSISSFAFGFFGGIFIVPLNAMIQYFAPQKSTGKIMAANNFLQNVSMLLFLAIGIGLVYFEISTTGLFVFTALVCLIGSFYAILQLPHLFTRLLLLPFLKTKYRFFVEGLQNLPQSGGALLLGNHISWIDWLVLQAASPRGIRFVMYRTIYNKWYLKQIFKFFKVIPIGAGASKESIELVRECLKNGEVVALFPEGHISYNGQINEFQKGFELIIRDLEEICIVPFYLRGLWGSSFSRASKFYKDLTSKNGRRDIIVAFGKPITTFINAAKMKQKVLELSFSSWESFISRQKPLTSEWLNNAKEDKFKECVSDSTGLNLSNLKFITAVLVFIKIFKRELKDEKNIGILLPSSSIAAIVNMALLAMGKVSVNLNYTLNVTSLNHALRKADINTVITSSKFLEKLALKGFDLKDAMSGKAKFAEDLSASVSKKEKFLALLTAFFAPVWLIKLCYFKRVSLEDTATILFSSGSEGEPKGIELSHKNLLANIKQISELLNFKKDDVILNSLPVFHSFGLTVTTLMPLCEGVKMVSVPDPTDGATIGKMAARHSASIIFGTSTFFRLYTRNKKLHPLMFQSARMVVAGAEKLKPEIKDEFRLKFGIEIYEGYGATETAPVAAVNMPNILEKESLKELTFNRPGSVGMPLPGTIIKIIDPETLEELETGTDGLIVIGGSQVMKGYLNDEAKTSEVITHIDGVRYYKTGDKGHIDENGFVFIVDRYSRFAKIGGEMISLGSVEEELAKVLGSDVVFSSANVPDSKKGEAIALLVKSGTDPENIEQILKESSLAPIMMPSYIFIVDDIPTLASGKVDFKGVKALAVSLLAE
- a CDS encoding amino acid ABC transporter substrate-binding protein: MNFKPIFGLIAGAFLALNLNASTIKKGELIVATEGTYSPYSFYDEKGELVGYDVDIARAVAQKLNLKVEFLTAPWDAMLAAFDAGKADVVFNQVSINEDRKKKYGMSVSYTMPYPVIVVHKDNNDIKSFADLKGKKSVHSATSNWAAIAEKNGATVVVADGFSKGVELIISKRADDTINDNVTFYDYIKQRPSAPLKIAYTSNEPMPTAAIVKKGNTELLEAINKALDELKAEGKISEISMKYFGKDISK
- a CDS encoding amino acid ABC transporter substrate-binding protein, which translates into the protein MKFTNLLKVVAVLAMALNLQAKTIKDGVLTVATEGTYAPFTFYNDKNELVGYDVDIARAVAQKLNLKVEFLTAPWDAMLAAFDAGKADVVFNQVSITDERKKKYAFSVPYTVTFGAIITRKDNNDIKSFTDLKGKRNADSATSNWAKVAVKYGAEHVVTDSFAKSMELLISRRVDAVVRDNIVFYDFIKERPNAPVKIAASLDEKDYTAAAVKKDNAELAEQISNALNELSKEGKLEAISKSYFGKDVSK
- a CDS encoding amino acid ABC transporter permease, which encodes MENLDRVIELVSSSTLPMIIALLKVTIPLTLLSFSLGLVIAIITAVARLSNIKILKFIFATYVWIFRGTPLLVQLFIVFYGLPSIGVTLDTWSAATIAFSLNVGAYASESVRAAILSVPKGQWEAATSLGMTHYQILKRIIAPQAVRISLPPLSNTFIGLVKDTSLAASITMVDMFMIAQRIAARTFEPLILYILAALIYLVVCTLLTYLQSRLEKAVSRYV
- a CDS encoding amino acid ABC transporter ATP-binding protein — encoded protein: MAINFKNISKSYGDHLVLDNINTSFKEGQTTVIVGSSGCGKSTLLRCINLLEIPQSGILEIDDRAVNFKEKLSSKKLLEIRKKTGMVFQNFNLFPHLTALQNVTEAPIYVQKKDKNEAIKEAKELLAKVGLSHKEDTYPNRLSGGQAQRVAIARALAVNPYFLLLDEPTSALDPELEAEVLKVILSLAKEKKSMIIVTHNMNFARKIADRILFLDKGVIAFDGLVDEFFNSQNERIKSFISAMDI